In Pirellulales bacterium, the DNA window GTCGAGCGCGACGAGCAACAGCAGCGGCTTATGCGGCGCGTTGGTGGCCGTGTCGGTCCGCAGCCGGGCAAACTTCGCCAGCCAAGACCTTTGATTGTTTCACCGCCAACGGCTCCCGTCGCGAGGCATGTCATTCAGCCACGGATGAAACACCGATGAAACACGGATGACAGACAGCAAGAGTTTTGATCCGTGTTTCGTCGGTGGCTGGCAGCGGTTTTATGACCCCTTGCTTCGGAACTACCATCGTAGTTCTTCCTTCGTCCCGCGTGCGGTGTTTGCAAGTCATTGCCGTTTAATACCTTACGTCGATGCCGACGTAAAGCTTCGCCGAACCCGGTACGCAGGCGCCCTACACCAACCCGAAGCGCCAGCGAGGAACATGAAAAAGGCGGCAAAACCTCGCTTGCGCTTCGGGTTAGTGTGGAAATGGGAACGGGTTCGGCGAAGCTTTACATGCCGACAGGCGGGTGCCGTGCCCCGCGGACACGGCGCGCAAAACAAAGGCGCCGCGCGCGCGGCGCTTTTGTTTTGCGCGAGCGACTCTTTTTGATCCCGGTCTTCGAGACGGCGCAAAACAAAAGCGACACGCGCGTGTCGCTTTTGTCGCGCCCGCGGGGCCGGTTGTGCGCAAGCGTCTCGACGCTCAATCCGCGTGCCCGTCCGTTGTCGGCGCGGCGCCGAACGCGACACGCGTGTCGCTGGAGATAGCACAAAAAGCGGATTGCTCGCGGGATCCCTTCCCGACAGTCCGTTACGAGCAACCCGCGAACTCCGTAGCTCAGACTTTCCGGCCCTGACAGGACGGCGCGCCGATCCGGCAGCGTCCGTCCCTGATCTCGCATCCCTGATCTCTCATCCTTCCTTACGAGCAGCCCATGCTGTTGCCGCAGTTGTGGCAGAGATAACAGTTGCCGTTGCGGACCGTAATCGCACCGCAGTTGTCGCAGGTCGGAGCGTCCGCCTGGAAATTGGCGAACTGGTCGCTGCGCGTGGCCGGAAGCGCCAACAGATCGTTGGCGTCCCAGTCGGGTGCGATCAGGGCGGCGCGCTCCGGCAGGTTGGACTTTCCGGACGGAACGGGACTCTTGTGCGAGCCGTTCCTATATGGCCTCGCTGACGCTTCGGGTTGCTGTGGCCTCGCTGACGCTTCGCCTTGGTAGGTCGTCGCTTGCGCTTCGGGCTTGTGCAGGCCATTCGTCTGCGACTTGGACGCTCCGGTCCCATGGGCCAGCCCGCCGGCCTTCCTGGCGGCGGGCTTAACCTCCCCCGGCTCATCGTCTCCTCCGGTTTCCTTACCGGCCGAGGCGTCGGCTACCGGTAGTCCAGCACTCGCCTCGCGATAGCCGGGCAAAAACGTGATGCCCAACCAACGGAAAATATAGTCGACGATACTCTTGGCAATCCGGATGTCGGCGTTCTTCGTGTGCCCCATCGGCTCGAAGCGCGTGTGCGAGAACTTGTTCACGTACACTTCCAGCGGCACCCCGTATTGCAAGCTCATCGAGACCGCCGTGCCGAAGCAGTCCATCAGGCCGCCGATGGTGCTTCCCTCTTTGGCCATGGTGATGAACAGCTCGCCCGGCCGGCCGTCTTCATACAGCCCGACGGTGATGTAGCCCTCGTGCCCGGCGATGCTGAATTTGTGCGTGATCGAGTTGCGCGTGTCGGCCAGCCGCTCGCGACGCGGGATGGCCTTCACCTTTTCGGCCGCCTTGTCGCCTTCGGTGCTCGTCGACAACGGTTGGCTCTCTTTCGAGCCGTCGCGATAAACGGCCAGCGCCTTGAGGCCCAGCCGCCAACCTTCGAGATAAGCGTCGGCGATGTCGTCGGGCGTGGTGTCGCGCGGCATGTTCACCGTCTTCGAGATCGCCCCCGATAGGAACGGCTGGGCCGCGGCCATCATCCGCACGTGCGCTTTCCAGGCGATCGACCGCGTGCCGTTGCGCGGCTGGAAGGCACAGTCGAACACCGCCAGGTGCTCGGCCTTCAGATCGGCCGCGCCTTCGATCGTGTCTTCGCGGTCGATGTAGCCCAGAATCGACTCGATCTCCGGCTGATCGTAGCCCAGCTTTTGCAAGGCCGCGGGCACCGTGTTGTTGACGATCTTCAGCATGCCGCCGCCGGCCAACTGCTTGTACTTGACCAGGGCGATGTCGGGCTCGATGCCCGTCGTGTCGCAATCCATCAAGAAGCTGATGGTGCCCGTGGGCGCGAGCACGGTGGCCTGAGCGTTGCGGAAGCCATATTGCCGGCCGTTGGCGAGCACTTCGTCCCAAACCGAGCGGGCCGCCTTCTTCAGATAATCGGGGCAGGCCAGGTCGATGTTCTCCACGGCGTCGCGGTGCATCTGCATGACCCGCAGCATCGGCTCGCGGTTGTCGGCATAGCCGTCGAACGGTCCCACGGCGGCCGCCAGTTCCACGCTGGCCAGGTTGCCGGCCCCGTGCAACAGGGCCGTCATCGCTCCGCACAGTCCCAGCGCCGCCGGCGAATCGTAGGCCAGTCCGCTCGACATGATCAAGCTGCCCAGATTGGAATAGCCCAGACCGAGCGGCCGGAAACGATGGCTGTTCTCCGCGATCGGCTTGGTGGGATAGCTGGCGTGATCGACCAGGATTTCCTGGGCGATGAAGTAGACGCGGCAAGCGGCCTGAAAACCTTCCACGTCGAACGTGCCGTCGTCGCGGCGGAACTTCATCAGGTTGATGCTGGCCAGGTTGCAGGCCGTGTCATCGAGAAACATGTATTCCGAGCACGGGTTCGAGGCGTTGATTCGTCCGGAGTTCGGACAGGTGTGCCAGCGGTTGATGGTCGTGTCGTACTGCACGCCCGGATCGCCACAGTACCAAGCGCACTCGGCCATCTTGTGCATCAAGTCGCTTGCCTGATAGGTCGGGCCGTTGCGCGATGGATCGGTCACCCAGTGCGTGCTCCACGACTTGTCTTCGACCGCGGCCTGCATGAAGTCGTCGGTCACACGCACCGACAAGTTCGCGTTCTGGAACAGGATCGAACTATAAGCCTCGCCGTTGAAGTTGGGGTCGTAGCCGTTCTGGATGAGAATGCGGGCCTTCTTTTCTTCTTTGGCCTTGCACTCGATGAACTCCAGGACGTCGGGATGCCAGACCTTGATCGACTGCATCTTGGCGGCGCGGCGGGTTTTGCCGCCGCTCTTGACCACGGCGGCAATCTGGTCGTAAACCCGCATGAACGACAGCGGACCGGAAGGCTTGCCCCCGCCCGACAGCTTCTCGCGGTGCGAACGCAGCGTCGACAGGTCGGTGCCGGTGCCGGACCCGAACTTGAAGAGCATCGCTTCGCTGCGGGCCAGCTCCATGATGGCTTCCATGTTGTCATCGACGCTCTGGATAAAGCAGGCCGACCCTTGCGGATACTCGTAGGGATTGTCAGGCTGCCGCACTTCCTTGGCTTCGTGATCCCAATGCCAGTTGCACTGGGCGCCTTTCACGCCGTACTGGTGATAGAGGCCGACGTTGAACCAGACCGGCGAATTGAACGCCCCGTGCTGGTGCAAGCAGAGCCAGGTCAGATCGCGATAGAACCGTTCGCCGTCGTCGGCCGAGGCGAAGTAGCCGTCGTGAATGCCCCAATCGGCGATGGTGCGGCTGACGCGGTGAATGAGTTGCCGCACGCTCTTCTCGCGTTCGGGCGTGCCGACTTCGCCGTAGAAGTATTTGCTGCACACGACGTTGGTGGCGAGCTGGCTCCAGAAGTCGGGCACCTCGCAATCGTTTTGCTCGAACAGCACCTCGCCCGACTCGCCTTTGATGGCCGCAGTGCGAATCTCCCACTGCACCGTATCGAAGGGATCGGCCACGTCCCGCGGGCAAAACCGCGACTCGACGACCACCCCGCGCGAGAAACGCCGGGGCGACTTGGGGCTAGGCCGGTCAGCGACTGCCAACGGGGCCGATTGAAGACGAACACTGGTATCTGACATGGGGAATCCCCTGTTTGAGAAAGCCGGGCATCCATTCCAATATACAGGAGTACATAACTAGGTGAACATATCGGCACTTTCTGGCCCTCGGGATGCCACTCTTTGGACCGAATTCTGTTGCCATTTTCCGGCAGACCCGCCGGCCACG includes these proteins:
- a CDS encoding vitamin B12-dependent ribonucleotide reductase produces the protein MSDTSVRLQSAPLAVADRPSPKSPRRFSRGVVVESRFCPRDVADPFDTVQWEIRTAAIKGESGEVLFEQNDCEVPDFWSQLATNVVCSKYFYGEVGTPEREKSVRQLIHRVSRTIADWGIHDGYFASADDGERFYRDLTWLCLHQHGAFNSPVWFNVGLYHQYGVKGAQCNWHWDHEAKEVRQPDNPYEYPQGSACFIQSVDDNMEAIMELARSEAMLFKFGSGTGTDLSTLRSHREKLSGGGKPSGPLSFMRVYDQIAAVVKSGGKTRRAAKMQSIKVWHPDVLEFIECKAKEEKKARILIQNGYDPNFNGEAYSSILFQNANLSVRVTDDFMQAAVEDKSWSTHWVTDPSRNGPTYQASDLMHKMAECAWYCGDPGVQYDTTINRWHTCPNSGRINASNPCSEYMFLDDTACNLASINLMKFRRDDGTFDVEGFQAACRVYFIAQEILVDHASYPTKPIAENSHRFRPLGLGYSNLGSLIMSSGLAYDSPAALGLCGAMTALLHGAGNLASVELAAAVGPFDGYADNREPMLRVMQMHRDAVENIDLACPDYLKKAARSVWDEVLANGRQYGFRNAQATVLAPTGTISFLMDCDTTGIEPDIALVKYKQLAGGGMLKIVNNTVPAALQKLGYDQPEIESILGYIDREDTIEGAADLKAEHLAVFDCAFQPRNGTRSIAWKAHVRMMAAAQPFLSGAISKTVNMPRDTTPDDIADAYLEGWRLGLKALAVYRDGSKESQPLSTSTEGDKAAEKVKAIPRRERLADTRNSITHKFSIAGHEGYITVGLYEDGRPGELFITMAKEGSTIGGLMDCFGTAVSMSLQYGVPLEVYVNKFSHTRFEPMGHTKNADIRIAKSIVDYIFRWLGITFLPGYREASAGLPVADASAGKETGGDDEPGEVKPAARKAGGLAHGTGASKSQTNGLHKPEAQATTYQGEASARPQQPEASARPYRNGSHKSPVPSGKSNLPERAALIAPDWDANDLLALPATRSDQFANFQADAPTCDNCGAITVRNGNCYLCHNCGNSMGCS